The Salmo trutta chromosome 6, fSalTru1.1, whole genome shotgun sequence genomic sequence agtggagccccagtctgggGAAATATAACTGGAACCCCATacagattaaagaggaacaggaggaattCAGTATCATCCAGGAGGAGGAAGACTCTGTATTCACTCCTGCCTGGGTGAAAAGTGACTATGATCAGTACCCAACGCAGTCCTCACAAACCCAAAGTGAAGAGTACAAAGACAGAATGGCCTCTACTGAACAGATCAAAACAGAACCTAAGGAAGATGATTCCTCAGAGCCAACCAGTGACTCTCATCCCCAGTGCAAATTGAAGAAGACATGGACGGAAAAAGGACAAAGCTCGAATGGTAGAAAATCCATGGATCTGAAATCACCAGTGCAAAGGAGTAGTCACACAGAAGAGAAATCATTTTGCTGTAGTGATTGTGGTGAATGTTTTGCTCAGATGGGAACACTGGATTCTCATATGAGGACCCACACACGGGATAAATCGTATCACTGTCAGGATTGTGACAAAGTATTCACTCGGATTGACTGCTTCAAATTGCACAGGAAGgcccacacaggagagaaaccgcaTCGCTGTGGTGAATGTGGCAAATGTTTTTCTCAAGTTGGATATCTAAACTATCACATAAAGACTCACACAGGTGAGAAACCTCATCGCTGTCATGATTGTGGCAAATGTTTCTTTCGAGTTGGTGAGCTGACACTTCATAGGAGGATTCACACAGGCGAGAAACCACATCGCTGCCAGGTCTGTGGCAAATGTTTTGCTCGCCCTAGTAATCTGAGTTCTCACATTAGgattcacacaggggagaaatcttatagctgtcaTTATTGTGGCAAATATTTTCGTCATAAAGGTAATCTGACAACACATATGAGGATTCACACGAGGAAAATCACATCATTGTCGCTATAGTAGCAGATCTTTCAGCACTGGCGGTAGCCACATGAGTTCATATGAGGATAATCACATGAATGATAAACTATATTGCTGTCAGGATTGTTGTAAATATTTCACTAATTGTTTGAATCTGAATTGACTGGGGAGACGGAGAGGAAGAGAGTTACAGTACTGCCATGACTAGAAAATATTTAATGACTGCCTTTTTTTTACATTGTGTATGAGCCA encodes the following:
- the LOC115196059 gene encoding zinc finger protein OZF-like isoform X1, giving the protein MSETSVLHQRISSVMDILASAAVTEICKLVEDCCGALSVEVFQSKEQIKMLEKQLSLTESRYRSVSGIEGQTLVTCCSSRTNSPSCNSPAADAEDEDFQQFIVSEEEFPPEQQHYKQEWSPSLGKYNWNPIQIKEEQEEFSIIQEEEDSVFTPAWVKSDYDQYPTQSSQTQSEEYKDRMASTEQIKTEPKEDDSSEPTSDSHPQCKLKKTWTEKGQSSNGRKSMDLKSPVQRSSHTEEKSFCCSDCGECFAQMGTLDSHMRTHTRDKSYHCQDCDKVFTRIDCFKLHRKAHTGEKPHRCGECGKCFSQVGYLNYHIKTHTGEKPHRCHDCGKCFFRVGELTLHRRIHTGEKPHRCQVCGKCFARPSNLSSHIRIHTGEKSYSCHYCGKYFRHKGNLTTHMRIHTRKITSLSL
- the LOC115196059 gene encoding zinc finger protein 184-like isoform X2, producing MSETSVLHQRISSVMDILASAAVTEICKLVEDCCGALSVEVFQSKEQIKMLEKQLSLTESRYRSVSGIEGQTLVTCCSSRTNSPSCNSPAADAEDEDFQQFIVSEEEFPPEQQHYKQEWSPSLGKYNWNPIQIKEEQEEFSIIQEEEDSVFTPAWVKSDYDQYPTQSSQTQSEEYKDRMASTEQIKTEPKEDDSSEPTSDSHPQCKLKKTWTEKGQSSNGRKSMDLKSPVQRSSHTEEKSFCCSDCGECFAQMGTLDSHMRTHTRDKSYHCQDCDKVFTRIDCFKLHRKAHTGEKPHRCGECGKCFSQVGYLNYHIKTHTVHCL